The proteins below are encoded in one region of Clostridium fermenticellae:
- the grpE gene encoding nucleotide exchange factor GrpE encodes MKEKKNDMEDVTKEDINSTDQKCDSDGINEKDDCKDKVLENETDENQISGEPKDEAEELIKSYEKTIDDLKDENLKLKNESEALKDRLTRNMAEYDNYRKRTAKEKEGIYTDACEDILKNILPVLDNLERAISVEGNVEDLKKGVEMTMKQFSSALEKLNVEEINTDDGFDPNFHNAVMHIDDDSYDKNQVVEVFQKGYKRGEKVLRYSMVKVAN; translated from the coding sequence ATGAAAGAAAAGAAGAATGATATGGAAGATGTAACTAAAGAAGATATTAATAGTACAGATCAGAAATGTGATTCTGACGGCATTAATGAGAAAGATGATTGTAAAGACAAAGTTCTTGAAAATGAGACTGATGAAAATCAAATTTCTGGAGAACCTAAAGATGAAGCTGAAGAACTAATCAAATCGTATGAAAAAACGATTGATGATTTAAAAGATGAAAACTTAAAACTTAAAAACGAGAGTGAAGCACTAAAAGACAGATTGACTAGAAATATGGCAGAATATGACAACTATAGAAAGAGAACGGCAAAAGAAAAAGAGGGTATATATACAGATGCATGTGAGGATATATTAAAAAATATTCTCCCTGTATTAGACAATCTTGAAAGAGCAATAAGTGTAGAGGGAAATGTTGAAGATTTAAAAAAGGGTGTTGAAATGACTATGAAGCAATTTAGCAGTGCCCTCGAAAAGTTAAATGTAGAAGAAATTAATACAGATGATGGATTTGATCCTAATTTTCATAATGCTGTTATGCATATTGATGATGATAGTTATGATAAAAATCAAGTTGTAGAGGTATTCCAAAAAGGATATAAAAGAGGAGAAAAAGTACTGAGATACAGTATGGTTAAGGTTGCAAATTAA
- the hrcA gene encoding heat-inducible transcriptional repressor HrcA yields the protein MGIDERKVKILQAIIDYYVDTAEPIGSRTIAKKYNLGISSATIRNEMADLEDMGYLEQPHSSSGRKPSNKGYRLYVDKLMQLSGLTQEEELFIRNKILSITLQEINTILKQVTGVLSDLTKLTCIVKSPSVQKSSIKYVQLVSIDKNSILLVIITDNGIIKNNVIRINKNVNQDVLIKLSNILNTRLKNLNCDQINLEVINNLKSDLKGYDDIFNAIIPVLYDSLSSTDKSEIYMEGTTNIFSYPEYNDIQRAREFLSLLDNKEKVSNLLDSGSGISVKIGNENYIEGAEDCSVVSTIYSINGKPVGEIGVIGPTRMHYSKIISVMANVVKELNSILNIIYPEDG from the coding sequence ATGGGCATCGACGAAAGAAAAGTAAAGATACTCCAGGCTATTATAGATTATTATGTAGATACAGCTGAACCAATAGGATCAAGAACAATAGCAAAAAAATATAATTTGGGTATAAGTTCTGCTACAATAAGAAATGAAATGGCAGATCTTGAAGATATGGGATATCTTGAACAACCTCATAGTTCATCAGGGAGAAAGCCTTCAAATAAAGGTTATAGACTTTACGTCGATAAGTTAATGCAGCTTTCTGGATTAACACAAGAAGAAGAGTTGTTTATAAGAAATAAAATATTAAGTATTACTTTGCAGGAAATTAACACGATATTAAAACAGGTTACAGGAGTTCTATCTGATTTAACTAAATTAACCTGTATCGTTAAATCACCATCTGTACAGAAAAGTAGTATAAAGTATGTACAATTGGTAAGTATTGACAAAAATAGTATTCTTCTTGTTATAATAACTGACAATGGTATAATTAAAAATAATGTTATAAGAATAAATAAAAATGTTAATCAGGATGTTTTGATAAAATTAAGTAATATTTTAAATACAAGACTTAAGAATTTAAATTGTGATCAGATAAACTTGGAAGTTATAAATAATTTAAAAAGTGATTTAAAAGGATATGATGACATCTTTAATGCAATTATTCCAGTTTTATATGATAGCTTGAGTTCAACAGATAAATCTGAGATATATATGGAAGGTACTACAAATATATTTAGTTATCCTGAATACAATGACATACAGAGGGCACGTGAGTTTTTATCTCTGCTTGATAACAAAGAAAAGGTAAGCAATTTACTGGATAGTGGTTCGGGTATTTCAGTTAAAATAGGAAATGAAAATTATATAGAAGGTGCCGAGGATTGCAGTGTGGTTTCTACTATTTATAGTATAAATGGAAAACCAGTAGGAGAAATAGGTGTAATAGGGCCTACAAGGATGCACTATTCCAAGATAATATCTGTCATGGCGAATGTTGTTAAGGAATTGAATTCAATCTTAAATATTATATATCCCGAAGATGGATAA
- the hemW gene encoding radical SAM family heme chaperone HemW, which translates to MTCVSLYIHIPFCKQKCLYCDFPSYSGKENIMTDYAEALAQDIEESLVKRRVNTIFIGGGTPTYLSLEAWKIISKAISKLDKSDDLEFTVECNPGTITHEKLELFKNIGVNRLSIGLQSWQDNLLKKIGRIHTLEDFKNSFKLSRNFEFNNINVDLMFALPEQTLNDWIETLNNVIKLKPEHISCYSLIIEEGTCFYQMYNNNKLKIPDEDVERKMYNYTLNFLRENGYFQYEISNFAKPGLECKHNLVYWDDKEYIGCGAAAHSYIDKMRYHRTKNVEKYIEQANTGNLIKEELHNNSLKDDIEEFMFMGLRKVEGVSMEDFYNRFGIDIYSVYNNIINKYRKQNLLIIKNERLFLSKRGMEVSNSIMCDFIMD; encoded by the coding sequence ATGACATGTGTGTCGCTATATATTCATATTCCATTTTGCAAACAGAAATGTTTATACTGTGATTTTCCATCTTATAGTGGTAAAGAAAATATTATGACTGATTATGCCGAAGCTCTGGCACAGGATATAGAAGAGTCTTTGGTCAAAAGAAGAGTGAATACTATATTTATAGGTGGGGGAACTCCCACCTATTTATCTTTGGAAGCATGGAAGATTATATCAAAGGCTATATCAAAATTAGATAAGTCTGATGATTTGGAGTTTACAGTTGAATGTAATCCTGGAACAATTACTCATGAAAAGCTTGAACTTTTTAAGAATATTGGTGTTAATAGACTGAGCATAGGACTTCAGTCATGGCAGGATAATCTGCTCAAAAAGATTGGAAGAATACATACTTTAGAGGATTTTAAAAATTCATTTAAATTATCAAGAAATTTTGAATTTAATAATATAAATGTGGATTTGATGTTTGCTCTTCCGGAGCAGACTCTTAATGACTGGATTGAAACGTTAAATAATGTTATAAAACTTAAACCTGAGCATATATCGTGTTATAGTCTTATAATTGAAGAAGGTACATGTTTTTATCAAATGTATAATAACAACAAATTGAAGATTCCAGATGAAGATGTTGAGAGAAAAATGTATAACTATACATTAAATTTTTTAAGGGAAAATGGTTATTTTCAATATGAAATATCTAATTTTGCAAAGCCTGGGTTAGAATGTAAGCACAACTTAGTATATTGGGATGATAAGGAGTATATTGGATGTGGTGCAGCAGCACATTCTTATATAGATAAAATGAGATATCACAGAACTAAAAATGTAGAGAAATATATTGAACAAGCTAATACAGGTAATCTTATAAAAGAAGAGCTTCATAATAATTCATTGAAGGATGATATTGAAGAGTTCATGTTTATGGGACTTAGAAAAGTTGAGGGAGTTTCCATGGAAGATTTTTATAATAGATTTGGTATTGATATATATTCTGTATATAATAATATAATAAATAAATATAGAAAACAAAATTTATTAATAATAAAAAATGAAAGACTATTTTTAAGTAAAAGAGGCATGGAGGTATCTAATAGTATAATGTGTGATTTTATAATGGATTGA
- the lepA gene encoding translation elongation factor 4: MQSQRQKYIRNFSIVAHIDHGKSTLADRLIERTGTLTKREMDQQVLDNMELEKERGITIKSQAVRLIYKRNNNEEYILNLIDTPGHVDFNYEVSRSLKACEGAILVVDATQGIQAQTLANCYLALDNDLEIVPVINKIDLASARPEEVKNEIEDVIGIESSDAPLVSAKTGLNIDDVLEAIVDKIPAPYGNEGAPLKALIFDSYYDSYRGVVCHIRVKEGTIKHGMQIKLMNTNKVYEVVETGVFVPNYMPVDSLKAGDVGYFTASIKNVRDARVGDTVTESDRETEEPLEGYRPAVPMVFSGIYPVDGAKYGELKDALEKLQVNDAALSFEPETSVALGFGFRCGFLGLLHMDIIQERIEREFNLDIITTAPSVIYKVCKSDDTVIELTNPTNLPDPSEIKYMEEPMVKASIITPSEYVGAVMELSQNRRGVFKDMQYIETTRVSLNYEIPLNEIVYDFFDVLKSRTRGYASLDYDLSGYKESKLVKLDILLNGDMVDALSMIVPEQKAYPKGRAIAEKLKEIIPRQLFEIPIQAAVGGKVIARETVKAMRKDVLAKCYGGDISRKRKLLEKQKEGKKKMRQIGTVEVPQEAFMAVLKTEE; this comes from the coding sequence ATGCAGAGCCAGAGACAAAAATATATAAGAAATTTTTCAATTGTTGCTCATATAGATCATGGTAAATCTACACTTGCCGACAGATTAATAGAAAGAACTGGTACGCTTACAAAGCGAGAAATGGATCAACAAGTACTGGATAATATGGAACTTGAAAAAGAAAGAGGGATAACAATAAAATCTCAGGCTGTAAGACTTATATATAAAAGAAATAATAATGAAGAATATATATTAAACCTTATAGATACTCCAGGACATGTGGATTTTAATTATGAGGTGTCAAGAAGCTTAAAAGCGTGCGAAGGGGCAATACTTGTAGTAGATGCAACACAGGGCATACAGGCACAGACGTTAGCTAACTGCTATTTGGCATTAGATAATGATCTGGAAATAGTTCCTGTTATAAATAAGATAGATTTAGCGAGTGCGAGACCAGAGGAAGTTAAGAATGAAATAGAAGATGTAATAGGAATTGAATCATCAGATGCACCACTTGTATCAGCTAAAACAGGACTTAATATTGATGATGTACTTGAAGCTATAGTAGATAAGATTCCAGCTCCATATGGCAATGAAGGGGCGCCTCTTAAAGCACTTATATTTGATTCATATTATGACAGTTATAGAGGGGTTGTTTGTCATATAAGAGTTAAAGAAGGAACTATAAAGCATGGAATGCAAATAAAACTTATGAACACAAATAAGGTCTACGAGGTAGTTGAGACGGGAGTTTTTGTACCTAATTATATGCCGGTTGATTCACTAAAAGCTGGAGATGTTGGGTATTTTACAGCTTCAATAAAAAATGTAAGAGACGCAAGAGTTGGAGATACAGTTACAGAAAGTGATAGGGAAACAGAAGAACCACTGGAAGGTTACAGACCGGCTGTACCTATGGTCTTCAGTGGTATATATCCTGTAGATGGAGCAAAGTATGGGGAACTAAAAGATGCCCTTGAAAAGCTTCAGGTAAATGATGCGGCATTATCTTTTGAACCGGAGACATCAGTTGCTCTTGGTTTTGGATTTAGGTGTGGATTTTTAGGATTGCTTCATATGGATATAATTCAGGAGAGGATTGAGAGGGAATTTAATCTCGATATTATAACTACAGCACCTTCAGTTATATATAAAGTATGCAAAAGTGATGATACAGTTATAGAACTTACAAATCCTACTAATTTACCCGATCCATCTGAAATAAAGTATATGGAGGAACCTATGGTTAAGGCATCGATAATAACTCCGTCTGAGTATGTTGGTGCTGTTATGGAGTTATCTCAAAACAGGAGAGGAGTATTTAAGGATATGCAGTATATAGAAACAACAAGAGTATCCTTGAATTACGAAATCCCACTAAATGAAATAGTATATGATTTTTTTGATGTTTTAAAATCAAGAACTAGAGGATATGCTTCTTTGGATTATGACTTATCTGGGTATAAAGAGTCAAAGCTGGTGAAACTTGATATACTTTTAAATGGTGATATGGTAGATGCTCTCTCTATGATAGTACCGGAACAAAAGGCTTATCCTAAAGGAAGGGCAATAGCTGAGAAGTTAAAAGAAATAATACCAAGGCAGTTATTTGAGATACCAATTCAAGCAGCTGTCGGTGGTAAGGTAATAGCGAGAGAAACTGTTAAAGCTATGAGAAAAGATGTACTTGCGAAGTGTTATGGAGGAGATATAAGCAGAAAGAGAAAGCTTCTCGAAAAGCAAAAAGAGGGTAAAAAGAAGATGAGACAGATTGGAACAGTAGAAGTTCCTCAAGAGGCATTTATGGCTGTGCTTAAAACTGAAGAATAA
- a CDS encoding stage II sporulation protein P yields the protein MNYRRVNNNNSRLRIFVLMMSVLLVIILPCVARANTYSNSVNRNLSYVEILNYTMPIIKVTSFNEEDMAENKFSISSTILSMLGFKINDPISIIEREASFISLAKDMSNSSQFKLDDKDIAKKGSDDSSSKNKNAALYDPTLKKQLNTQKPEVLIYHTHTTESYKPGNANNFDNSQNVCAVGDELISQLETNYGISGINDRTVHDAEAYTKSYERSAVTVDKYLKQYGDFKLIIDLHRDSVEDKNSMTMKINGENVAKFMIVMARKNPHFDKNMELANKIIQNSNKSFPGFCKGICYYNYGTRYFNQDKSNNAILIEIGADINTTTEAKASAKYLAKIIAECLNR from the coding sequence TTGAATTACAGAAGAGTAAATAATAATAATTCTAGATTAAGGATATTCGTCTTGATGATGAGTGTACTATTAGTAATAATTTTACCTTGTGTTGCAAGAGCCAATACATATAGTAATAGCGTAAATAGAAATTTATCTTATGTTGAAATATTAAATTATACTATGCCAATTATCAAGGTTACATCATTTAATGAAGAAGATATGGCTGAAAATAAATTTTCAATATCTTCCACTATATTGTCAATGCTCGGATTTAAAATTAATGATCCAATATCAATTATTGAGAGGGAAGCATCATTTATTAGTCTTGCTAAAGATATGTCTAATTCAAGTCAGTTTAAATTAGATGATAAGGATATTGCAAAGAAGGGATCTGATGATTCAAGTTCAAAAAATAAAAATGCTGCTCTATATGATCCTACACTTAAAAAGCAATTAAACACTCAAAAACCAGAGGTATTAATATATCACACTCATACAACAGAAAGTTACAAGCCAGGCAATGCTAATAATTTTGACAATTCACAAAATGTGTGTGCAGTTGGAGATGAATTGATATCACAGCTTGAAACTAATTATGGAATATCAGGAATAAACGATAGAACGGTACATGATGCTGAAGCTTATACTAAAAGTTACGAACGTTCAGCTGTCACAGTGGATAAATATTTAAAGCAATATGGTGATTTCAAGCTTATAATAGATCTGCATAGGGATTCTGTTGAAGATAAAAATTCAATGACTATGAAAATAAATGGAGAAAATGTTGCCAAATTCATGATAGTTATGGCAAGAAAAAATCCGCATTTTGATAAAAATATGGAACTTGCAAATAAGATAATCCAAAATTCAAACAAATCATTTCCAGGGTTTTGCAAAGGAATTTGTTATTATAATTATGGCACAAGGTATTTTAATCAGGATAAAAGCAATAATGCAATATTAATTGAAATTGGAGCAGATATAAATACAACTACTGAGGCTAAGGCATCAGCTAAATATTTAGCCAAAATAATTGCAGAATGTTTAAATAGATAA
- the gpr gene encoding GPR endopeptidase produces MFSVRTDLAVEAKEFYEEKNKGKLSGVEVKETNDGDIKITSVKILNDVGERIMSKPVGTYVTIDVPKLTYYDGEAMDRLSAVLGKTLMKMIKFDDSMTALVVGLGNWNITPDSLGPKVISKLMITRHLKQLVPDKIDERIRPVCAIAPGVLGITGIETSEIIKGVVNKVKPNLIICIDALASRKLDRVNSTIQIGDTGISPGSGIGNRRMEISQKTLNVPVIALGVPTVVDAATMASDTIDMVLSSMIKQSKTGGQFYNMLKSVDRNEKFEMIREILEPYGANLMVTPKEVDMVMDSISKIVACGINIALQPRLDLEDINKFLN; encoded by the coding sequence ATGTTTAGTGTTAGAACTGATCTTGCAGTAGAAGCAAAAGAATTTTATGAAGAGAAGAATAAAGGTAAACTCTCAGGAGTTGAAGTTAAAGAAACCAATGATGGGGATATAAAAATAACAAGTGTGAAAATATTAAATGATGTTGGAGAAAGAATTATGAGTAAACCGGTTGGAACATATGTAACAATAGATGTTCCTAAATTAACTTATTATGATGGAGAAGCTATGGATAGATTAAGTGCGGTGCTTGGTAAAACCTTGATGAAAATGATAAAATTTGATGATAGTATGACAGCACTTGTTGTTGGTCTTGGAAATTGGAATATAACACCAGATTCACTTGGCCCCAAGGTTATTTCAAAACTTATGATAACAAGGCATTTAAAACAACTTGTTCCAGATAAAATTGATGAGAGAATAAGACCAGTATGTGCAATAGCACCTGGAGTTCTTGGAATTACTGGAATTGAGACCAGTGAAATAATAAAAGGTGTTGTAAATAAAGTAAAACCTAATTTGATAATTTGCATAGATGCATTGGCATCAAGGAAACTTGATAGAGTCAATTCTACAATTCAAATAGGTGATACTGGGATATCGCCTGGATCCGGGATAGGAAATAGGAGAATGGAGATTAGTCAAAAAACTCTTAATGTGCCTGTGATAGCACTTGGGGTACCAACAGTAGTGGATGCAGCTACAATGGCAAGCGATACTATAGATATGGTTCTTTCATCTATGATAAAACAGTCAAAAACGGGAGGACAATTTTACAACATGCTTAAATCTGTTGATAGAAATGAAAAATTTGAGATGATTAGAGAAATATTGGAACCATATGGTGCTAATCTTATGGTAACACCGAAAGAGGTCGATATGGTAATGGATTCAATATCAAAAATAGTAGCATGTGGAATAAATATAGCACTTCAGCCGAGACTTGATCTTGAAGATATAAATAAATTTTTAAATTAG
- a CDS encoding transposase — MSKSYLKQLLTYINRVYDIGEKINSLKNKIIKSPAKVSTIAFVVLFGFMLQIRSFNRLEHWIEKNKFKKVLPKNTKMLRIDAVRRFLNDFDLDGLKNINKHIIKTTAKNKVFRNGTIDGLKVAAIDGVELFDSIKKSCNNCLTRVDKNGITHHFHRSVVCAMVGCDPHIVLDQEMLESQKDSSGKDEGEITAGKRLIKKLYKKYHHFADIIVADALYCNATWIKEVLSIGMNAVVRVKDERLHIVKDALALFKCREADKNWIVRKNTNIYTKIKAWEDDNFEMSDKDIKVRFLRFVEEIHTGDRIEIKEGWIITTDKFTSVESLWKIMHKRWDIENNIFHQLKTEWHLDHCFLHSPTGVETVLMFIIIAFNLMQLYFFRCIRGFREKNMLQMDIIEDIKDERFTIEDNWNNPIFGKT, encoded by the coding sequence ATGAGTAAAAGTTATTTGAAACAGCTACTCACTTATATTAACAGGGTATATGATATAGGTGAAAAAATCAATAGTTTAAAAAATAAAATAATAAAATCTCCAGCAAAAGTTTCAACAATAGCTTTCGTAGTATTATTTGGATTCATGCTTCAAATAAGAAGTTTCAATAGATTAGAACATTGGATTGAAAAGAATAAATTTAAAAAGGTATTACCTAAAAATACTAAAATGCTACGCATTGACGCCGTTAGGCGTTTCTTGAATGATTTTGATCTTGATGGCTTAAAAAATATCAACAAGCACATAATAAAAACTACTGCGAAGAATAAAGTATTTAGAAATGGTACTATAGATGGTTTAAAGGTAGCTGCCATAGATGGTGTAGAACTATTTGACAGTATTAAAAAATCTTGTAACAACTGCCTTACAAGGGTTGATAAAAATGGTATAACGCATCATTTTCACAGATCAGTAGTTTGTGCAATGGTTGGTTGTGATCCACATATTGTTTTAGATCAGGAAATGCTTGAATCCCAAAAAGATAGTTCAGGTAAAGATGAAGGAGAAATTACTGCCGGCAAACGTTTAATTAAAAAACTATATAAAAAATATCATCACTTTGCGGATATCATTGTAGCTGATGCTTTGTATTGTAATGCTACATGGATAAAAGAAGTACTCTCTATAGGAATGAATGCTGTAGTTAGAGTAAAAGATGAACGTCTTCACATTGTAAAAGACGCATTAGCTTTATTTAAATGCCGTGAGGCAGATAAGAACTGGATTGTAAGAAAAAACACAAATATCTACACAAAGATTAAGGCATGGGAAGATGATAATTTTGAAATGTCTGATAAGGATATAAAAGTAAGGTTCTTGAGGTTTGTGGAAGAAATTCATACTGGAGACAGAATAGAGATTAAAGAAGGATGGATCATAACAACAGATAAATTTACATCAGTAGAAAGCCTGTGGAAGATAATGCATAAAAGATGGGACATTGAAAATAATATATTTCATCAACTGAAGACGGAATGGCATTTAGATCACTGTTTTCTTCATAGCCCTACGGGCGTAGAAACAGTTTTAATGTTTATAATAATAGCATTTAATTTAATGCAGTTATACTTTTTTAGGTGTATAAGGGGTTTTAGAGAAAAGAATATGCTTCAAATGGATATTATTGAAGATATAAAAGATGAAAGATTTACTATAGAAGATAATTGGAATAACCCTATATTTGGAAAGACATAA
- the rpsT gene encoding 30S ribosomal protein S20, protein MANIKSAKKRIKVINKKTLQNKIIKSALKTAIKKFLVAVDAKNVEEAKTTFVTAAKSLDMAASKGVIHKNKAARNKSRLASKLNSLGA, encoded by the coding sequence ATGGCAAATATAAAATCAGCTAAAAAGAGAATTAAAGTTATAAACAAAAAAACTCTTCAAAACAAAATAATAAAATCAGCACTAAAAACTGCTATAAAGAAGTTCTTAGTTGCAGTTGACGCTAAAAATGTTGAAGAAGCTAAGACTACTTTTGTAACTGCTGCTAAATCTTTAGATATGGCTGCATCAAAAGGAGTAATACATAAAAATAAGGCTGCAAGAAACAAATCAAGATTAGCATCAAAATTAAACAGCTTAGGTGCTTAA
- the holA gene encoding DNA polymerase III subunit delta: protein MIDIFTLNENLKNGKAENCYLLCGSDEKLIKDTVNYIVDMNVDKNFRDLNYEEFDGTFIDSFEPVINACETMPLMSSKKVVLVYRASFLNDDKSGNPKLHGENAFKCIYNYLSDVPDHCILIFYDIFKSKRDKPGKRIYKLDKKICVVRADKIKGYQLESRVKEMFELRGKQIGRVELRIFCSLLKENDLNILENEVEKLCCYVLDEPITKDDIKVLFFKNNYDDIFDLTNPIANKKIKESIQVLNELIYKGEKIPYILNMIEKQFYKLLELKIMLHYKEKKQNIMRELNMRSDYAYEINVAQSKKFTFKQLKNAINLCLTAEERIKSSTIDPKTEMELLIINSIVYEK from the coding sequence TTGATAGATATATTTACATTAAATGAAAATTTAAAAAATGGTAAAGCTGAAAATTGTTATCTCTTATGCGGAAGTGATGAAAAGCTTATAAAAGATACTGTAAATTACATAGTTGATATGAACGTTGATAAAAACTTTAGAGACTTAAATTATGAGGAGTTTGATGGAACATTTATTGATAGTTTTGAGCCTGTTATAAATGCATGTGAAACGATGCCACTTATGTCGAGTAAAAAAGTTGTGCTTGTCTATAGGGCATCTTTCTTAAATGATGATAAGTCAGGGAATCCAAAGCTTCATGGAGAAAATGCATTTAAATGCATTTATAATTATCTTAGTGATGTTCCAGATCACTGTATACTTATATTTTATGATATTTTTAAAAGCAAAAGAGACAAACCTGGTAAGAGAATTTATAAATTGGATAAAAAAATATGTGTGGTTAGGGCAGATAAGATAAAGGGATATCAGCTGGAGTCTAGAGTAAAAGAGATGTTTGAATTAAGAGGAAAGCAGATCGGAAGAGTCGAACTTCGTATATTTTGCAGTCTTCTTAAAGAAAATGATTTGAATATTTTAGAAAATGAAGTTGAGAAGTTATGCTGCTATGTTTTAGATGAGCCAATAACAAAAGATGATATAAAGGTTCTTTTTTTCAAAAATAATTATGATGATATATTTGATTTGACAAACCCTATAGCAAATAAAAAGATAAAAGAATCAATACAGGTTTTAAATGAACTTATATATAAGGGAGAGAAGATACCATATATTTTGAATATGATAGAAAAACAGTTTTATAAGTTACTTGAACTTAAAATTATGCTTCATTATAAAGAGAAAAAGCAAAATATAATGCGAGAACTTAATATGAGATCTGATTATGCTTATGAAATTAATGTTGCACAAAGTAAAAAATTCACATTCAAACAATTGAAAAATGCTATAAATTTATGCCTTACTGCAGAGGAGAGAATAAAAAGTTCAACAATAGATCCTAAAACTGAAATGGAATTGCTCATAATAAATTCTATCGTCTATGAAAAATAA